In Streptomyces sp. NBC_00433, a single genomic region encodes these proteins:
- a CDS encoding urease subunit beta, giving the protein MIPGEIVHADAPVVLNTGRPVTTIAVVNTADRPVQVGSHYHFAEANPGLSFDRAAARGQRLNIAAGTAVRFEPGIPAEVELVPIAGARVVAGLRGETGGALDG; this is encoded by the coding sequence ATGATTCCCGGAGAAATCGTCCACGCCGACGCGCCGGTCGTACTCAACACCGGCCGTCCGGTGACCACGATCGCGGTGGTCAACACCGCCGACCGCCCGGTGCAGGTCGGCTCCCATTACCACTTCGCCGAAGCCAACCCCGGCCTGAGCTTCGACCGCGCCGCCGCCCGCGGGCAGCGGCTGAACATCGCCGCGGGCACCGCCGTACGCTTCGAGCCCGGCATCCCCGCGGAAGTCGAACTGGTGCCGATCGCCGGCGCCCGGGTGGTCGCGGGCCTGCGCGGCGAGACCGGGGGAGCCCTCGATGGCTGA
- a CDS encoding NlpC/P60 family protein has product MTAPIALSARLSRIGAASVLTAAAVTAPVLLPGAAQQAGAATTLAAKALGVAASKQGSPYQWGATGPNRFDCSGLTLYSFGQAGRKLPRTAAAQYGSTMHITASARRVGDLVFFHSGSSRSSVYHVGIYAGGGEIWHAPRTGARVRLEHIWTRSVWYGRV; this is encoded by the coding sequence ATGACCGCGCCTATCGCATTGTCCGCACGGCTGTCCCGGATCGGGGCCGCGTCCGTGCTCACCGCCGCGGCAGTGACCGCACCGGTGCTGCTGCCGGGCGCCGCACAGCAGGCGGGAGCCGCCACCACACTGGCCGCGAAGGCCCTCGGTGTGGCGGCCTCCAAGCAGGGTTCGCCCTACCAGTGGGGCGCGACCGGCCCCAACCGCTTCGACTGCTCGGGCCTGACGCTGTATTCGTTCGGGCAGGCGGGAAGGAAGCTGCCGCGCACCGCCGCGGCCCAGTACGGCAGCACCATGCACATCACGGCGTCCGCACGCCGGGTGGGCGACCTGGTGTTCTTCCACTCCGGTTCGTCGAGGTCCTCGGTCTACCACGTGGGGATCTACGCGGGCGGCGGCGAGATCTGGCACGCGCCGAGGACCGGCGCGCGGGTCAGGCTGGAGCACATCTGGACCAGGAGTGTGTGGTACGGCCGGGTGTGA
- a CDS encoding urease subunit gamma, with the protein MRLTPHEQERLLIHVAADVAERRRARGLRLNHPESVALITAHILEGARDGRSVAELMESGRGVLTRDDVMEGIPEMIHDVQVEATFPDGTKLVTVHEPIV; encoded by the coding sequence GTGCGATTGACCCCCCATGAGCAGGAACGCCTGCTCATCCATGTCGCGGCAGACGTGGCAGAGCGGCGGCGCGCCCGCGGCCTGCGGCTGAACCACCCCGAGTCCGTCGCGCTGATCACCGCCCACATCCTGGAGGGCGCCCGCGACGGCCGCAGCGTCGCCGAGCTCATGGAGTCCGGCCGCGGCGTCCTGACCCGCGACGACGTCATGGAGGGCATCCCCGAGATGATCCACGACGTCCAGGTCGAGGCGACTTTTCCCGACGGCACCAAGCTCGTCACCGTCCACGAGCCGATCGTCTGA
- a CDS encoding ATP-dependent Clp protease proteolytic subunit codes for MFRPTARYVLPEFTERSSNGVRTMDPYSKLLQERIVFLGTPIDDTSANDVMAQLIHLESASPDQDIHLYVNSPGGSFSAMTAIYDTMQFVTCDVATVCIGQAASAAAVLLAAGAPGKRMITPGARILIHQPSLGDVVQGDVSDLEIQANELLRTRERLETLLTRHTGQDVDRIRTDIERDKVFDAESAVAYGLVDRLTTSRKANGPAYGLR; via the coding sequence ATGTTCCGACCGACCGCCCGCTACGTGCTGCCGGAGTTCACCGAGCGCAGCAGCAACGGCGTCCGCACCATGGATCCGTACTCCAAGCTGCTCCAGGAGCGGATCGTCTTCCTGGGCACCCCGATCGACGACACCTCGGCCAACGACGTGATGGCCCAGCTCATCCACTTGGAGAGCGCTTCCCCGGACCAGGACATCCACCTGTACGTCAACTCCCCCGGCGGCTCCTTCTCCGCGATGACCGCGATCTACGACACGATGCAGTTCGTCACCTGCGACGTCGCGACCGTGTGCATCGGGCAGGCGGCGTCGGCGGCCGCGGTGCTGCTGGCGGCGGGCGCCCCGGGCAAGCGCATGATCACCCCGGGGGCGCGGATCCTGATCCACCAGCCGTCGCTGGGCGACGTGGTGCAGGGCGACGTGTCCGACCTGGAGATCCAGGCCAACGAACTCCTCCGCACCCGCGAGCGGTTGGAGACGCTGCTGACCCGCCACACCGGCCAGGACGTCGACCGGATCCGCACCGACATCGAACGCGACAAGGTCTTCGACGCCGAATCCGCCGTCGCCTACGGCCTGGTGGACCGGCTGACCACCAGCCGCAAGGCCAACGGCCCCGCCTACGGCCTGCGGTGA
- a CDS encoding type II toxin-antitoxin system Phd/YefM family antitoxin produces the protein MTHDVPVTQARAELADLINRVVYGGEQVVLTRHGKPLVALVSAADLQRLRQLDEQAEEQVVSTVSTVGTRASATGERRRFGIAAEHRGPDAGDRRR, from the coding sequence ATGACCCATGACGTCCCGGTGACACAAGCGCGTGCGGAGCTCGCCGACCTCATCAACCGCGTGGTCTACGGCGGCGAACAGGTGGTGCTGACCCGGCACGGCAAGCCGCTCGTCGCCCTGGTCTCCGCCGCTGACCTGCAACGACTGCGCCAGCTCGACGAGCAGGCCGAGGAGCAGGTGGTCAGCACGGTGTCCACCGTGGGCACCCGGGCGTCCGCCACGGGCGAACGCCGCAGGTTCGGCATCGCCGCCGAGCACCGCGGGCCGGACGCGGGCGACCGCCGCCGGTGA
- a CDS encoding urease subunit alpha, protein MAELTRPVYADLYGPTTGDRIRLADTDLLIEVERDLAGGPDLAGDEAVFGGGKVIRESMGQGRATRAEGAPDTVITGAVVLDHWGIVKADVGLRDGRITALGKAGNPDTMDGVHPDLVIGPETEVIAGNGRILTAGTIDAHVHFISPTLMDEALASGVTTVLGGGTGPAEGTKATTITPGGWHLARMFAALEAYPVNVGLLGKGNTVNPAALHAQLRAGALGFKIHEDWGATPAAIDACLTVCEQTGAQLALHTDTLNEAGFVEDTLAAIAGRGVHAYHTEGAGGGHAPDIISVVSHPNVLPSSTNPTRPHTVNTVEEHLDMLMVCHHLNPAVPEDLAFAESRIRPSTIAAEDVLHDLGAISIISSDSQAMGRIGEIALRTWQTAHVMKRRRGALPGDGAADNHRARRYVAKYTINPAVAQGLDHEIGSVEPGKLADLVLWNPAFFGVKPDLVLKGGQIAYAQMGDANASIPTPQPVLPRPMFGAIGAAPAANSLNFVSPSALEADLPERLGLGKHFTAAGDTRAVTKADMRENTALPDVKVDPDTFTVRIDGEVVEPAPAAELPMAQRYFLF, encoded by the coding sequence ATGGCTGAGCTGACCCGCCCCGTCTACGCCGACCTGTACGGCCCCACCACCGGCGACCGCATCCGGCTCGCCGACACCGACCTGCTGATCGAGGTCGAACGCGACCTCGCGGGCGGCCCGGACCTCGCCGGGGACGAAGCCGTCTTCGGCGGCGGCAAGGTCATCCGCGAGTCCATGGGCCAGGGCCGCGCCACCCGCGCCGAGGGCGCGCCCGACACAGTGATCACCGGGGCGGTCGTCCTGGACCACTGGGGCATCGTCAAGGCCGACGTCGGCCTGCGGGACGGCCGGATCACCGCGCTGGGCAAGGCCGGCAATCCCGACACCATGGACGGCGTCCACCCCGACCTGGTCATCGGCCCGGAGACCGAGGTCATCGCCGGCAACGGCAGGATCCTCACCGCGGGGACCATCGACGCCCACGTCCACTTCATCTCGCCGACGCTGATGGACGAGGCCCTGGCCTCCGGCGTGACCACCGTGCTCGGCGGCGGCACGGGCCCCGCCGAGGGCACCAAGGCCACCACCATCACGCCGGGCGGCTGGCACCTGGCGCGGATGTTCGCCGCGCTGGAGGCGTATCCGGTCAATGTCGGGCTGCTCGGCAAGGGCAACACCGTCAACCCGGCCGCCCTGCACGCCCAGTTGCGGGCCGGGGCACTCGGCTTCAAGATCCACGAGGACTGGGGCGCGACGCCCGCCGCGATCGACGCGTGCCTCACGGTGTGCGAGCAGACCGGGGCGCAACTCGCCCTGCACACCGACACGCTGAACGAAGCGGGCTTCGTCGAGGACACCCTGGCCGCCATCGCGGGCCGCGGCGTCCACGCCTACCACACCGAAGGCGCGGGCGGCGGGCACGCGCCCGACATCATCAGCGTCGTCTCGCACCCCAACGTGCTGCCGTCGTCCACCAACCCCACCCGGCCGCACACCGTCAACACCGTCGAGGAGCACCTCGACATGCTGATGGTCTGCCACCACCTCAACCCGGCCGTACCTGAAGACCTCGCCTTCGCCGAGTCCCGCATCCGGCCGTCCACCATCGCCGCCGAGGACGTCCTGCACGACCTCGGCGCGATCAGCATCATCAGCTCCGACTCGCAGGCCATGGGCCGGATAGGCGAGATCGCGCTGCGCACCTGGCAGACCGCTCACGTGATGAAGCGCCGCCGCGGCGCACTGCCCGGCGACGGCGCCGCCGACAACCACCGGGCGCGGCGGTACGTCGCGAAATACACCATCAACCCGGCCGTCGCCCAGGGCCTCGACCACGAGATCGGCTCCGTCGAGCCGGGCAAACTCGCGGACCTCGTCCTGTGGAACCCCGCCTTCTTCGGCGTCAAGCCCGACCTCGTCCTCAAGGGCGGCCAGATCGCCTACGCCCAGATGGGCGACGCGAACGCCTCCATCCCCACCCCCCAACCCGTCCTTCCGCGACCGATGTTCGGCGCCATCGGCGCCGCGCCCGCCGCGAACTCCCTCAACTTCGTGAGCCCGTCGGCCCTCGAAGCCGACCTGCCCGAACGCCTCGGCCTCGGCAAGCACTTCACCGCGGCGGGCGACACCCGGGCGGTCACGAAGGCCGACATGCGGGAGAACACCGCCCTGCCCGACGTCAAGGTCGACCCCGACACCTTCACGGTCCGCATCGACGGCGAGGTCGTGGAACCGGCCCCGGCGGCCGAACTGCCCATGGCCCAGCGGTACTTCCTCTTCTGA